In Miscanthus floridulus cultivar M001 chromosome 5, ASM1932011v1, whole genome shotgun sequence, one genomic interval encodes:
- the LOC136453392 gene encoding uncharacterized protein, whose product MARPGSRRARRPPPPASPEPRAAAATPPRPGSASRRRARRVRVQSPSLAAVRRGPAPPPPAHPPPDTPRVRWPLGAGARSASRPGAGAAALSVREIAAALWRMQPPQAPPPPGPGTARRSMAQSSSKRPHTPDHCQQYKAVIQGRTGNRAVSNIPHEMEAHSAVRQIETEMATKWNHRFMKACQGADYDYIKHNQRDAGGEIYSLREELMVAQDRIHELEAECRSTKKQLDHLAKNIAEEKASLKSREHDKFHHILDAVKEELNRERKQRQRAEMLNSKLHNDLSEMKFAAKRHLQDYEKERKERVLMEEVCDELAKEIAEDKAEVEAMRSESMKIRDELEEEKKMLQMAEVWREERVQMKLVDAKLTLENKYSQLSNLQYELEDFLCSQPGCNIEKGTVREAERLKEAIYSSVINGIKEFSYKPPPPSEDIFAVFEELKQREDTAEKVIVQCNGNRPESRASRAHTASPETDMFLENQPSRYCNQPRTRNEAAEDDSGWETVSEVEENGSSNSPGGSEPSVNGFCGENDASVSGTDWDENCDNDQAHSEISEVCSTTAGRSRNKRSFVGLWRSSNTVDQKKMGSNTLNGRSSSARMSNVTESPDLKNSEVCDSPHITGQWRPDLLNPDIVRAIKGCIDWPRGVQKHSLKSKILEARIDGSKVQLRQALKQKI is encoded by the exons ATGGCGCGCCCCGgcagccgccgcgcccgccgcccgccgcctccGGCCAGCCCCGAGCCGCGGGCGGCAGCAGCCACTCCCCCGCGGCCCGGTTCCGCgtcccgccgccgcgcccgcaggGTCCGCGTCCAGAGCCCCTCTCTCGCGGCCGTCCGCCGGGgtcccgccccgccgccgccggcacacCCTCCTCCGGACACCCCGCGGGTCCGGTGGCCCCTGGGCGCGGGCGCTCGCTCTGCCTCCCGTCCCGGCGCGGGCGCTGCTGCCCTATCGGTGAGGGAGATCGCCGCGGCGCTGTGGCGAATGCAGCCGccgcaggcgccgccgccgcctgggccTGGGACGGCGCGACGTAGTATGGCTCAG TCCAGTTCAAAGCGCCCACACACGCCTGACCATTGTCAGCAATATAAAGCAGTTATCCAGGGCAGGACAGGGAATAGGGCTGTTAGCAATATCCCACATGAG ATGGAAGCACATTCTGCAGTGCGTCAAATAGAAACAGAAATGGCAACAAAGTGGAACCATCGATTCATGAAAGCTTGCCAGGGTGCAGATTATGATTACATTAAACACAATCAGAGGGATGCTGGTGGAGAAATCTATTCACTGAGGGAGGAGCTTATGGTGGCTCAGGACCGGATTCATGAGCTTGAAGCAGAGTGTCGATCTACAAAAAAGCAGCTTGATCACTTGGCGAAGAATATTGCAGAGGAAAAGGCTTCTTTGAAGAGCAGGGAACATGATAAGTTTCACCACATCTTAGATGCTGTTAAGGAAGAACTGAACCGGGAGAGGAAACAGCGACAGCGGGCAGAAATGCTGAATTCCAAACTGCACAATGATCTATCTGAGATGAAGTTTGCTGCAAAGCGTCATTTGCAAGATTATGAGAAGGAGAGGAAGGAACGGGTGCTCATGGAAGAGGTTTGTGATGAATTAGCGAAGGAGATCGCAGAAGACAAAGCTGAGGTTGAGGCTATGAGAAGTGAATCGATGAAGATCAGAGATGAAttggaggaagagaagaagatgCTCCAGATGGCTGAGGTTTGGCGTGAAGAGAGGGTACAAATGAAGCTGGTTGATGCAAAGCTGACACTTGAGAATAAGTATTCCCAGCTGAGCAATCTTCAGTATGAACTTGAGGATTTCCTTTGTTCCCAACCAGGCTGTAATATAGAAAAAGGAACAGTAAGGGAAGCAGAGAGGCTCAAAGAAGCAATCTACTCTTCGGTGATAAATGGTATCAAGGAGTTCTCTTACAAGCCCCCTCCTCCTTCAGAAGATATTTTTGCTGTATTCGAAGAACTCAAGCAAAGAGAAGATACTGCTGAGAAGGTGATTGTGCAATGTAACGGAAATAGGCCCGAGAGTCGTGCATCAAGAGCCCATACAGCTAGTCCTGAAACAGACATGTTCTTGGAGAATCAGCCAAGCAGATATTGCAATCAGCCTCGCACCCGAAATGAGGCGGCAGAAGATGATAGTGGATGGGAAACTGTAAGCGAAGTTGAGGAGAATGGGTCTAGTAATTCACCTGGAGGAAGTGAACCGTCTGTAAATGGCTTCTGTGGAGAAAACGATGCTTCCGTGAGTGGAACTGATTGGGATGAAAACTGTGACAATGATCAGGCACATAGTGAGATCAGTGAAGTTTGCTCAACAACAGCAGGTAGGTCGCGGAATAAAAGATCATTCGTCGGACTATGGAGATCATCAAACACTGTCGACCAAAAGAAAATGGGATCCAATACACTCAATGGTAGATCATCAAGTGCCAGGATGTCAAATGTCACTGAATCTCCTGACCTGAAGAACAGTGAAGTGTGTGACAGTCCGCACATCACAGGGCAATGGAGGCCAGACCTGCTAAACCCGGACATTGTTCGAGCTATAAAAGGATGCATCGACTGGCCCCGAGGAGTGCAGAAGCACAGCTTGAAGTCCAAGATTCTGGAGGCAAGGATTGATGGCAGTAAGGTCCAGCTGCGTCAAGCATTGAAGCAGAAGATATAG
- the LOC136453391 gene encoding uncharacterized protein: MGNCAVTQHAVTSWADDGEWDVPSAAEEEEAAAAGTSRRKDQDHAAAAEVTIRITKKQLQELMEKRAGGLHGLKSRRAAAQLLADVMNAGQVYHHCKAAHWKPALQSIPEAVES, encoded by the coding sequence ATGGGCAACTGCGCCGTGACGCAGCACGCGGTGACGTCGTGGGCGGACGACGGCGAGTGGGACGTGCCGTCggcggccgaggaggaggaggcggccgccGCCGGGACCAGCCGGAGGAAGGACCAGGaccacgcggcggcggcggaggtcacGATCAGGATCACCAAGAAGCAGCTGCAGGAGCTGATGGAGAAGAGGGCCGGTGGCCTCCACGGCCTCAAGAGCCGCCGGGCCGCCGCGCAGCTGCTGGCGGACGTCATGAACGCCGGCCAGGTCTACCACCACTGCAAGGCGGCGCACTGGAAGCCCGCGCTGCAGAGCATCCCGGAGGCCGTCGAGTCATGA